Genomic DNA from Lentimicrobiaceae bacterium:
TGGCAAGCATGTGGGAAAATAGATACAAAAAGAGGCGAATTTCGGCTCCTTAAACTAGAACGAAAGCCCCAACGAGACGTAAACAGCTGAATGTTTTACGTCCGGAAAAGTATATTTGTTGCCAAGAATGGTGTTTTCTTTTCCTAATGTTTTCACACCGTAGTTGTATCTAAGCGATAGCTCCAGACTTCTACTAACTAACGAAGCTCCAAAAGCCAAACCGTAGTCCAATTCGTTGAGATTAACTTTTTTAAAGTCATCTTTTACCTGAGCTACTATATTGTTGTTATCGCTATTGCTTGTAAGTGATTTTTTATTAATAAGATACGAAAAATACGGTCCGGCATGCACATGGAGAATATCTATAATTGCAATGTCAAGTAAAACAGGCAATTCAATGTAGTCGGTCGATGATGTAGTGTTAATTTCCACATTACCAAATTTCGACATTTCTATTTTCGAGCCTTTTTGAGTGTATAGTAGTTCAGTTTGTAGCGATAAAAGACTAACTACAGGCAAACGCAAATATACTCCTGCGTTGAAGCCATATTTTAAGTTTTCATCATCAATTTTTTCGTCATCCGAAAGGTAACTTGTGATGTTTAAACCGCCTTTTATACCGAATCTTACTTGCGAATTAGCAATCAATGTAGTAGTCGCTAATAATAAAACTAAAGCTATTTTTAAATATTTCATAGTACTCTGTTTTTAAGATTATACATAACTTACATACTTTTTGTGTTAATTTTAGTTAGTAAGTTTGTCCCATATTCGCTTATTTATTAGAAGTAAATTAATTTTATTGTCAGATAAGTTGTTTTATTAGCTTCAACCAAAAACTCGCATTCGTCCATTCGTGGCGACCTTGTAAGCACTTTAGGGTTAGTTGAAAAGCCAAAACCTTCTTTTGGAAGACCTATAACGTTGCTATTCATTTTTCCGTCATTATTTGCGTCGTGAAGTACGGCAATAGCATATTTACCGGGAGTTATATTTTCAAAAACGAATTTAGCCGTATTATCTTTATTTATTTCGGTACAACCTTTTTTGAAAAATAAATTATCATTGTTAAATCTGTTTGGAGAACTCTCGTAGAGAGCGATGAATAGTGAGCCCTTATCATTTTTTAGGTTTGTGAAATTTATTTCTACTTTTCCCAAATTTTGTGATATCAAAAGGGAAGGACAAAAAAACAAAAACACTAATATTGTCAGTATTGAAGATATTTTTGTGTTTATTTTCATAATTCAATTGTTTTTATGGTAAAATTCTGATTAAATATGATACAATAACTATTCCTTATTGTTAGAATAACGAAAATTAATATTTAATTATTATCTTTGTGAGATTAAAAAAAAACAGAGTCATGGAAAAAAAAGATAATAAAAACGTTATTGGTGTTGATATTGGAGGCACCCATATTACAGCTTGTGCAGTTGATGTTA
This window encodes:
- a CDS encoding DUF2141 domain-containing protein; this encodes MKINTKISSILTILVFLFFCPSLLISQNLGKVEINFTNLKNDKGSLFIALYESSPNRFNNDNLFFKKGCTEINKDNTAKFVFENITPGKYAIAVLHDANNDGKMNSNVIGLPKEGFGFSTNPKVLTRSPRMDECEFLVEANKTTYLTIKLIYF
- a CDS encoding porin family protein, producing MKYLKIALVLLLATTTLIANSQVRFGIKGGLNITSYLSDDEKIDDENLKYGFNAGVYLRLPVVSLLSLQTELLYTQKGSKIEMSKFGNVEINTTSSTDYIELPVLLDIAIIDILHVHAGPYFSYLINKKSLTSNSDNNNIVAQVKDDFKKVNLNELDYGLAFGASLVSRSLELSLRYNYGVKTLGKENTILGNKYTFPDVKHSAVYVSLGLSF